TTTTGGGATCACCGTATGGAGCTTGTGGCCTTTggtttctttctttaatttatcaCGGGTTTTGAAGGACTTGGACCTATTTGAATTTCAGCCACTTGATTTTTAAAACATATTGGTATGAGGCAAGTTTTGTTTGGTGATCAAGATGGGCTTTCTTTAAATGGACCATTAGATTCAAATTACATGCAAATGGAATTCGTTTATAAATCGAAACTAATGACTTCGAATTAAATACCCACAATAAATCGAAACAATGAGATTCGATTTTTATTTGCATGTAAATCGAaccaattcaatttgatttataatGATATGTGGCCTTTTAGGTAAATCGTAGCCAATAGGGTCGATTTAGTATGTATTACACTATGTGATTAAATCGAATGCACCTAATTCGATTTATACATTACTGACGTTTATAAATATGAGCTCAACGTGAAATTTTTACCATAGTGAGATTCACAATGGTTAGTGATGAGAGTTTTATAACTCTTGTGTACTAAGAGGGTCCATTAAAAAAATACGATCAGGTATTAAGTTTACTGATAAGGACCCGCTGAGTATTTTTCTCAAACCTTCGACGAATTTTGCTAAGTTTAAGGATACTATACTCTATAAACTAGGTCTGCTTAGCATCAAACGGGTGGAGAAGTTGTTCTATAGAATCCCGATATCCGTGTTACACGATGATGTGAAGTGTGATTCATTTGTTATTGGTAGTGACAAAGACTTGCAAGTTCTGCACTATTATCGCCGTCAGTTTCCCGAGGTGAGGACTCCAAAACTGTTGGCTAAACTTGTAGATGTGGTATCTAGTTCTGGAGGCTCGAATCGAAATTCTCAATCCTCAGGACATCCAGCCTGCTCTAGTTCCATGGCTGTTGGAGCCTCGTCGGTTGCGTCGGTCATTACACTTGAGGCAGTTTTAGTTGCTTATCCTTTCTTTGCATTCAATCTAAACTACAGTGATGATGCCGGAGTTGGTGAGACTGGACCATTGGGAGAGGTAGCATTTGCGACGCCAGGTTTTTCTACAATGGCCCCGGTCTTCGGAGAGGTTGGAGTATCCGATGGGGTTGAGGATGCActgtatgatgatgatgatgatgatgatgtggagCCCGTCACAATAGCGGATGATAATGACGATGACACTCCACGGCCGACTCCAGCTGTGGGTGGGGGATCATCTAGTTCGGATACTAATCAGTTTTTCCCACACTTCTCAGCTTTGGACTTGGATGCCATGGCACCTCAGGGGGATCCGGGAGTACCTATTGGATTCGGGGATAGAAAGACACAGAATACTGGAGTTGTATATGAATTTCAAGTTGGTCAACAGTttcaaaataaagaagaagtcGTGTTAAGCGTGAAGACTTATAGCATTCGCCATGGGGTTGAGTACAAGGTACTGGAATCCAATAATTGCAAGTACTATGGCAAGTGCAAGGAGTTTGGCAGCGGGTGCGCATGGCTCATTCGGGTTAGCCTCCGCTAGCACAGAGGTATTTAGGAGGTAAAACGATACAATGGTCCTCACATTTTTCTAGCCACATCGATATCTAATGATCACAGAAAATTTGATTATCATGTCATATGGGCCTTCATACTGTATGCCCATGGTTAGAGCTAATGCTGCCGTCTCGATCAAGGTACTGCAGAATGCCACGGAGGCACACTTCGAGTTCAGACTGACTTACAGGAGGATTTGGATGGCTaaatgtaagacccagaacctTCGAAAATTATTACTATgagttaatttcaatttatatattcattaaaaattttatttttagaaattattttattaaaagtaattaaatcaagttttgataattaaattgaaaattttacttaattttataattattgaataattttatatatttaaattatacaacATAACAGTTgtaaaagaataagaatttcatacgatttagttaaataattgagattttggaatttaatactctaatttttataaacagaaaataaattatattatttctaattttacaactagaatatttgataaaaagttgattagtaaattgataattaagtagtatttttaaagtaattttaagaGAACAAATtagatttcaattttttataatatactttaattttattaaaattgaccAACCCCAATTTATCCAAAATTCTTAATTTCACTTTTGTCCcaaactaaaccctaattcccaaattaatccccaaaaaaccctaacCCTTTCTAACCTAACCCTAACCACCGCCAATGTTTCCCTTCTCTGACCAAACTCAATAGCAgcagtaaaaaaaagaaagaaagaaagaaatagtgAGGGTAGAGAGGGGAGAACGGGAAAGCTGAGAAGAAGAGGGGGAAGGAAAGGGGATGGCGCCGGCAGGGATGGGAGCCACCGTCGCTGTTGAGAcactgagagagagagagagagagaagccgCCTCGCGTCTTGCTGTCACCGTCGCCCTCATCCCGAATCGCCATCGTCGCCGTCGCGGGAAAGACCGGAGCTTCTGGTAGCCGTCGTCAAAGCAGAGTCGTGGAGAGAAAGAGCCCGCGGGTGAGAGTGCGAGTGTCACACCAGCCACCCTCATCGACGTCTATGCATCGCCACTGCTGATCCTGTCCGGCGATGCCAGCTTCCACCACTGTCGCATCTCTCTTCACTGCTGCCAATGAGAACGCGCCTGAGGAGCAGACTCGCAGAAGGGGGAAGACGGAGGGAGAAGAAGGTGGCGCTGCTCGCGTTGCTGTGCCCAATCGTCGTCCACGGAGCCGCCACTGTCGTTCAGACTATCGGAGACCGTTTCTGAGTTCCTTGCCGCTGGGAGTTACCATCGGAGATACTGCTTTGTCCTAGCGTTCTTCCTGAGTGCGGTAAGTGTTCCTTGTCCGGAACCCtcgaaaattaaatttaaaaaaatagtgctCTATTGGAGTTTATTAAAGATATTCAGATGTTGGTACCGTAGGGTTGAGTTTCGATATTTGCACGTAGAAATTAAGGTTGCTATTAAACCACCGGGACTTCTGGCCGCTACCGGAGTTGCTGCCGAGTCAGTTCGGGATTGCGGCTGCTTCGTTCTGCTGTTACCgtaagtatattttattttgaactcTCGTTGTTAGTTTTCCATTACATATTATTAAGGTTTTCGtgatatttatgttttatgatTGAGTTATTGGGATTGTCTATCGTGATTAAAGTCGTTTCTGCTATTGCGGAAGTGAGCGAACCTGTGGTTGAAGCTGCAATTGATTTTAGGCCGAGTGAAAGGGTTCTTGTGACGCATTTAGCTTATGGGTTCAACTTTTCGAGGTAgggttttttttcttaaaatctattttatattacaaaattgttataaattaatattgatgtaaaaagatatgtttctgTGATTATATCTGTCTTGTGGATGTGATGGTTTGTTAGACTAAATTATTGGTCGCTTGATTACGTGAGTGGGGTATGGTTGTTGATAAGAAATCggtttgaaatgttatttacttgattattatgaaaagtgaattgtCTTGGTTTTGGAATTTATTTGGTAAAGTAAATGAGTAGATTTTTTGGAAATAATTTGAGATGTGAAGATAAATTGATTCTCGAAGCAGTTTGATTTTTGAGTTAGTctgattttataaatgatttaatatttgagctggtttgattttaaaaagagttttattattgaaattggttcgatttgaaaataatttgatattggaaATAGTTGAATTTAGGAAAATGATTGAGATTTAGAAATGGTTGAGAAAAGGTTTGAGAAATGTTTGGATGGGACCCGAAAAAGggtttagaggagatgctgccgaaattttataaaattggaagTTTTGCTTAAAGTATTATCtaaaaagatttgtttttaaACATTATATGTTTTACGATTGATTTCTTTATCaaagaaagaattatgttttgaattgggattGTTAATGAATGGAATGGAAAGAAGGATGATGagaattttctttgaaatatggtttttgaatgaatttggaaaacGAGATAtggattgatgaatgatgatgatgttgagaatGTTGAAAATGTTGAGATATGGATTGATAATGTTGAGATATgatctttgaattatttatatgacttatgaatttgaattatctgagaCACAAATTTTCCTGGGTAGAAgcagtggcttgccaccacttaCTCCAAGTTGAGattcgatactctgttgacccgacgtcgtaagggtgaccgggcacgtataaattcccgggaatggtacccccattgagcaattgatatttgaatatgagaaaaagctatgcatagactcatggggatgcgcaacggggacagtctaaggttttcggacttgtcgggttggctggataaccgacagatgagctcatcagccataggacaggcatgcatcatatgcatttgtatgctttgcttgggtttaaattctattttggtttgcctaattgtaaaAACTTTTCTTAACTGCTACCtgaactatttgctgtaactgctacCTAAACATGTGCTTTCTTTGTCTGTCTTATCTGTGTTTGTCTTGGTGTGCTACATTTAAGAATGAACTTTGATGTTGAATTGAGGATTGTGTTGATTGATTGCGTGGTTGGTTTTTGATTGAgtttttcttataagaaaagaaatgttTTGGATTTCTGAAAGGTTAAACATTGTTTCattaaaaaggttttgaacgattagctattagtttttaaaaggattcataaggcaatgataatcactgaACTTGAAAACAGTTTTCTTATCAAATATCTTCTTATAAAAATTCTGAAACTTCGTGGTcagaccgtgtggttaggttctcacccccttaCAGCTTTACCTTTTTAGGAACCGGATGAAGAAGCATTATGAAGAGTTATACTgcgtttggtttatatgttgttgtattaattagattattttcttcccttgtctttgttattacaattttgtaagagggatatgagttgtatgttttatatgtatattatattataagatATTATGTAAGAAATCTTGTACATGAATCTATGGctgcttgttttttttcttaagataaagtatttattttcgGTTTTCAAAGAAATCAGTGATACGGTGTCGAGTCGCAGGcttctattttaatattaagtatataaagtagtggtaatacttcttgctatcagagtggcgtaGCCGGAAGCGTGAAATTCTGGTAGTGAGTGTGTTACACTAAATAGAACGTCATGGCCCAGATTTACGAAGATTGGGAGGAGTCATACAATGACTTGCCATGATGGGTATTGGGTGTTCAGATCACGATGCCAGGTAGTGTTGCGGTGTTGAAGACGAGTCTTGTGCGGCTTGGTGGGCAGGTGGATGACTCTGCAGCTTATTTCCATAAGCTTTTCTAGAAAATACGGTAGTACACTATTGGTCGCGATTGCACAGAACGACAACTCCAACATCATTCCTATTGCATTTGCACTTGTGGAGGGGGAGAATGCAGAGTTGTGATCATTCTTTCTATCGCACCTGCAATAACATG
This portion of the Arachis duranensis cultivar V14167 chromosome 6, aradu.V14167.gnm2.J7QH, whole genome shotgun sequence genome encodes:
- the LOC107492582 gene encoding uncharacterized protein LOC107492582; the encoded protein is MICGLLGIKFTDKDPLSIFLKPSTNFAKFKDTILYKLGLLSIKRVEKLFYRIPISVLHDDVKCDSFVIGSDKDLQVLHYYRRQFPEVRTPKLLAKLVDVVSSSGGSNRNSQSSGHPACSSSMAVGASSVASVITLEAVLVAYPFFAFNLNYSDDAGVGETGPLGEVAFATPGFSTMAPVFGEVGVSDGVEDALYDDDDDDDVEPVTIADDNDDDTPRPTPAVGGGSSSSDTNQFFPHFSALDLDAMAPQGDPGVPIGFGDRKTQNTGVVYEFQVGQQFQNKEEVVLSVKTYSIRHGVEYKVLESNNCKYYGKCKEFGSGCAWLIRVSLR